In Cerasicoccus sp. TK19100, the following proteins share a genomic window:
- a CDS encoding ankyrin repeat domain-containing protein, protein MKNTYTGIITILQPAGGQRVESEIVMKKKIPSRPNLEFDRKHAKALLKQTRAGESAAVQRFAESHPRPTVIEPKLADAQLVIAREYGFKSWPQWRAFVETRNLSRREQAAEALRAICSNDVRRARVLLDAEPGLPREDFYLACACGEVDFVRGQLAEKPELVFAEGGVLGQFPLEYVCFSRLFRSEPERAPHLAEVGRMLIEAGVASGRPLADFMEPVGRDKPLYGAAGIANHAGLTRLLLEAGADPDEGEPEPDPNDPHKTPWGTEALYHASEFADTACLELVLKAKPHPIRVSYCLGRALDFDNPVAVKLYLEHGADPNFFYHMTFLQKAVRYNRSAEVVRLLLKAGANPHAEDQRGLTAIRWAARRNREDLVSLLSEHGATGVTEQDRLLGKLFAGEEVSFADEVPTELLSEATRINNVPAIRALVAAGADIDAVVHGIDNMPILHQACWRGHFEAASVLIELGADVHQRNSYGGDALGTTVFGSEHCHDINGGSTMRLPEENTPRGYVKIAELLLDRGAPLPSKIEHGSEPVREFLRRHGVPDPE, encoded by the coding sequence GTGAAAAACACATACACTGGGATCATTACGATCCTCCAGCCCGCAGGCGGACAACGGGTAGAATCGGAGATCGTTATGAAAAAGAAAATTCCCTCGCGGCCCAACCTCGAGTTCGACCGCAAGCATGCCAAGGCCTTGCTCAAGCAAACCCGCGCTGGCGAAAGCGCCGCCGTGCAACGCTTCGCGGAGTCGCATCCGCGCCCAACCGTGATCGAGCCAAAGCTGGCCGATGCGCAATTGGTCATCGCCCGCGAATACGGCTTTAAAAGCTGGCCGCAGTGGCGGGCGTTTGTCGAAACACGAAACCTCAGCCGCCGCGAACAGGCAGCCGAAGCCCTGCGCGCAATTTGCTCTAATGACGTGCGCCGTGCCCGGGTGCTGCTGGACGCCGAGCCCGGCCTCCCACGCGAAGATTTCTACTTGGCCTGCGCTTGCGGCGAAGTGGATTTCGTGCGCGGTCAACTGGCGGAAAAACCGGAGCTGGTCTTTGCCGAGGGCGGCGTGCTGGGTCAGTTTCCGTTGGAATACGTGTGCTTTTCGCGGCTGTTTCGCAGTGAGCCTGAGCGAGCGCCGCACTTGGCCGAAGTTGGCCGAATGCTTATCGAGGCAGGCGTCGCCAGCGGGCGTCCTTTGGCGGATTTCATGGAGCCGGTCGGCCGCGACAAGCCGCTCTATGGTGCCGCGGGCATTGCGAACCACGCGGGACTGACGCGTCTGCTCCTCGAAGCCGGGGCTGACCCCGACGAGGGCGAGCCGGAGCCCGACCCGAACGACCCACACAAGACGCCCTGGGGCACGGAGGCGCTTTACCACGCCAGCGAGTTTGCGGACACCGCTTGCCTGGAGCTGGTGCTCAAGGCCAAGCCGCATCCGATCCGCGTGAGCTATTGCCTGGGGCGGGCGCTTGATTTCGATAACCCGGTCGCGGTGAAGCTCTACCTGGAGCATGGCGCGGACCCGAACTTTTTCTACCACATGACCTTCCTGCAAAAGGCCGTGCGCTACAATCGGTCGGCGGAAGTCGTGCGCCTGTTGCTCAAGGCCGGGGCCAATCCGCACGCGGAAGATCAGCGTGGGCTGACGGCGATCCGCTGGGCGGCACGCCGCAATCGTGAAGACCTCGTGTCCCTGTTGTCTGAGCACGGTGCGACTGGCGTTACCGAGCAAGATCGCCTGCTGGGGAAGCTGTTTGCGGGCGAGGAAGTTTCCTTCGCGGACGAGGTCCCCACCGAACTACTGAGCGAGGCCACGCGGATCAACAACGTCCCTGCCATTCGCGCGCTGGTCGCGGCTGGGGCGGATATCGACGCCGTCGTTCACGGCATCGACAATATGCCGATCCTGCATCAGGCCTGCTGGCGCGGCCACTTCGAGGCGGCAAGCGTCTTGATCGAGCTCGGGGCCGACGTCCACCAGCGCAACAGCTACGGTGGCGACGCCCTTGGCACAACGGTCTTTGGCTCCGAGCATTGCCACGACATCAACGGCGGCAGCACCATGCGCCTGCCCGAAGAAAACACGCCCCGCGGCTACGTCAAAATCGCCGAGCTGCTCCTCGATCGCGGCGCGCCCTTGCCGTCAAAAATCGAGCACGGCAGCGAACCCGTTCGCGAATTCCTCCGCCGCCACGGCGTGCCCGACCCAGAATAA